Proteins from a genomic interval of Desulfobacterales bacterium:
- the zapB gene encoding cell division protein ZapB encodes MELGQEIKETGRIMGHEEKLARLEQVVTRMLASYDTLKAEHNELQARLRESEQSNRELQEQVEGLRNDREMMHGRVTTLIDKVMDWEKEQQGGPGQGDADPAAGNDQPVEDSMPIFSMGASQGGESPAGQ; translated from the coding sequence GTGGAGTTGGGACAGGAGATCAAGGAGACGGGACGAATCATGGGGCATGAAGAGAAACTCGCCAGGCTGGAGCAGGTTGTTACCCGGATGCTGGCCAGCTATGATACGCTGAAGGCCGAACATAACGAGTTGCAGGCCCGCCTGCGGGAGAGTGAACAGAGTAACCGCGAACTGCAGGAGCAGGTGGAGGGCCTGCGCAATGACCGGGAGATGATGCACGGCCGGGTCACCACCCTGATCGACAAGGTCATGGATTGGGAAAAGGAACAGCAAGGCGGACCAGGGCAGGGCGATGCGGACCCGGCCGCTGGCAACGACCAACCTGTTGAGGACAGCATGCCGATTTTTTCCATGGGCGCTTCCCAGGGAGGCGAATCACCGGCAGGCCAGTGA
- a CDS encoding cell division protein ZapA: MERLVKFEVLGQEYPLYTDAPEEDLEEILQLVRMQIEGQQGQASTSLLPTSKAAVLTSLNMAGKYVSLKREFEQYKQAMARHMERLSSKIEVILPRDDT; this comes from the coding sequence TTGGAACGGCTGGTCAAATTTGAGGTGCTCGGACAGGAATACCCGTTGTATACCGATGCCCCGGAGGAGGACCTTGAAGAGATCCTTCAACTGGTCAGGATGCAGATCGAGGGGCAGCAGGGTCAGGCCTCCACCAGTCTGCTGCCCACCAGCAAGGCAGCGGTGCTGACCAGCCTGAACATGGCCGGCAAGTATGTGAGCCTGAAACGGGAGTTCGAGCAGTATAAACAGGCGATGGCCCGGCATATGGAACGGCTGAGCAGCAAGATAGAGGTGATTCTGCCCCGGGATGATACGTAA